One Ignavibacteriota bacterium genomic window carries:
- a CDS encoding N-acetylmuramoyl-L-alanine amidase, with amino-acid sequence METSFDTIKQIVDTLHTTTVSQGDSSYVPLTPLLTALGILLSLSLFIERLMAVFSWIMEKLFIAQTSSHFERQSDKDERKNASEKAKKEAALLTKTLDFSTKDEDEIMIHPDYPEGKSRFDIKYFTPDEPVNKIKKTKEFWIQFVGSFIAVGVCYYSKISVWGLLQWSVAEFTNSVSLRPTGENIFEYIFTGIIIGAGSKPVNFLIKFLINRKIVLSRVKTEPSSEREEERTNVSKEEKKEGTSVFFQPTSVVTPSTVEEIVGFTYDGGDRPWRLEHTHKWQQGVNIDLIVYHHTTMHSDASFAELVKEFDRKNWLTGYHCVVMKDGTIHILCRWDRFGNHALGYNQRSLGIALQGNFETNPAVPFSNVKGAKGILHPTPLQIESMAKITTLWSLMYQVPLVFERVATAVHPVGILPHKALANKSCPGSNFPYEEFQNKVRSYHGRWKNDQSFQTALETFKLRFQTQTTFA; translated from the coding sequence ATGGAAACTTCTTTTGATACTATCAAACAAATAGTTGATACTCTACATACGACGACTGTTTCACAGGGAGATTCATCGTATGTTCCATTAACTCCTCTGCTTACGGCTCTGGGGATATTACTTTCGCTCTCCTTATTTATTGAACGATTGATGGCGGTCTTTAGTTGGATAATGGAAAAATTATTTATTGCCCAAACCTCAAGTCATTTTGAACGTCAATCTGACAAAGATGAAAGAAAGAACGCAAGTGAGAAAGCGAAAAAAGAAGCAGCTCTTCTTACCAAAACATTAGATTTCTCTACAAAAGATGAAGATGAAATCATGATTCATCCGGATTATCCGGAGGGGAAATCACGGTTTGATATAAAATATTTTACACCTGATGAGCCGGTCAATAAGATTAAAAAGACGAAGGAATTTTGGATACAATTTGTCGGCTCTTTCATTGCCGTTGGTGTTTGTTATTATTCGAAAATATCTGTTTGGGGATTACTGCAATGGTCAGTTGCAGAGTTCACAAATAGCGTTTCACTACGACCTACAGGAGAGAATATTTTTGAATATATATTTACGGGAATTATTATTGGCGCGGGGAGTAAACCTGTAAACTTTTTAATTAAGTTTCTTATCAACCGGAAAATAGTACTTTCAAGAGTAAAAACAGAACCGTCATCCGAGAGAGAAGAGGAGAGAACAAACGTTTCAAAGGAGGAGAAAAAAGAAGGGACATCGGTTTTCTTCCAACCTACCAGCGTCGTTACACCCTCAACAGTTGAAGAAATAGTTGGATTTACGTATGATGGAGGAGACAGGCCATGGCGCTTGGAACATACGCACAAGTGGCAACAGGGAGTGAACATAGATCTCATCGTGTATCATCATACAACTATGCACTCGGATGCATCGTTTGCAGAACTTGTAAAAGAGTTTGACAGAAAAAATTGGCTTACAGGGTATCATTGTGTTGTGATGAAAGATGGAACGATTCACATTCTGTGCCGATGGGATAGGTTTGGAAATCATGCACTGGGTTACAATCAACGTTCGCTGGGAATCGCGTTACAAGGTAACTTTGAAACAAATCCTGCTGTACCATTTTCTAACGTGAAGGGTGCGAAGGGAATACTTCACCCAACACCGTTGCAGATAGAGAGCATGGCGAAGATTACTACGCTCTGGTCTCTGATGTATCAAGTTCCTCTCGTGTTTGAACGTGTTGCAACAGCCGTGCATCCTGTAGGAATACTTCCACACAAAGCCTTAGCAAATAAATCTTGTCCTGGAAGTAATTTTCCATACGAAGAATTTCAAAACAAAGTACGTAGTTATCATGGGAGATGGAAGAATGACCAATCATTTCAAACAGCATTAGAAACATTCAAGCTCCGTTTCCAGACTCAAACAACTTTTGCATAG
- a CDS encoding fibronectin type III domain-containing protein: MELKYLRVAYERREKQKKGIEANQDKWNGQPDTLESLQADMDALQAKDSQAAEYKRLYRQTVQEGRELAAQINAKADETDNRIRGIHAAEKVKWTEYGLQWERPRVSLEKPAKPLLLTIRDDSDGIGFKIRLVEADDNAELYKWERGVSENPKAIAPDKWEYLTESTTIAIIDDDVTPGVRYFYRVQAVNNKGKGTVSPAVSRVQ; this comes from the coding sequence ATGGAATTAAAATATCTTCGAGTAGCATACGAAAGAAGAGAAAAACAGAAAAAAGGAATCGAAGCGAATCAGGACAAATGGAATGGACAGCCTGATACGCTCGAATCTCTTCAAGCAGATATGGATGCTTTGCAAGCAAAGGATAGTCAAGCTGCCGAATATAAACGACTTTATCGTCAAACAGTTCAAGAAGGGCGTGAACTTGCTGCTCAAATAAACGCAAAAGCAGATGAAACGGATAATCGAATCAGGGGAATCCATGCGGCTGAGAAAGTAAAGTGGACTGAATATGGTTTGCAGTGGGAACGACCTCGTGTTTCATTAGAAAAGCCGGCAAAGCCGCTTCTGCTCACTATTAGAGATGATTCGGATGGAATCGGATTTAAAATCCGTCTTGTCGAAGCGGACGATAATGCAGAACTCTATAAGTGGGAGCGGGGAGTATCTGAAAACCCGAAGGCAATTGCTCCCGATAAATGGGAGTATCTGACGGAATCTACAACTATTGCAATTATTGATGATGATGTAACTCCGGGTGTTCGATATTTCTACCGTGTGCAGGCGGTGAATAATAAAGGGAAGGGAACCGTTTCACCGGCGGTGAGCAGAGTGCAGTAA
- the groL gene encoding chaperonin GroEL (60 kDa chaperone family; promotes refolding of misfolded polypeptides especially under stressful conditions; forms two stacked rings of heptamers to form a barrel-shaped 14mer; ends can be capped by GroES; misfolded proteins enter the barrel where they are refolded when GroES binds), which yields MGAKIITFDSDARAALKRGVDKLADAVKVTLGPKGRNVVIDKKFGAPTVTKDGVTVAKEIELEDPIENMGAQMVREVASKTSDVAGDGTTTATVLAQAIVREGMKNVTAGANPMDLKRGIDLAVQTVIADLKKLSKTVGDDKKKIAQVGAISANNDATIGNLIADAMEKVGKDGVITVEEAKGTETTVDVVEGMQFDRGYLSPYFVTDADTMETSLEDPMILIHDKKISVMKDLLPVLEKVAQSGRSILIIAEDLEGEALATLVVNKLRGTLRVCAVKAPGFGDRRKAMLEDIAILTNGTVISEEKGFKLENTQLSYLGTAKKVTIDKDNTTIVEGAGKKEDIKKRINEIKSQIDKTTSDYDREKLQERLAKLSGGVAVLKVGAATEVEMKEKKARVEDALHATRAAVEEGIVPGGGVAYIRALASLEKLKGENEDQSIGVEIIRRSLEEPIRWIVTNAGLEGSVIVNKIKEGKDDYGFNAQTEKYENLVAAGVIDPTKVTRIALENAASVAALILTTEATIVEKPEKEKAMPPMPGGHGGMDGMY from the coding sequence ATGGGCGCTAAAATCATTACGTTTGATTCAGACGCACGTGCCGCTTTAAAGCGCGGCGTTGATAAACTCGCTGATGCAGTGAAAGTAACATTGGGTCCGAAGGGACGCAATGTCGTTATAGATAAAAAGTTCGGTGCGCCGACAGTTACCAAAGATGGTGTTACCGTCGCGAAGGAAATCGAACTCGAAGATCCGATCGAGAACATGGGCGCACAGATGGTTCGTGAAGTTGCAAGCAAGACATCCGATGTCGCAGGCGACGGAACAACCACAGCAACTGTTCTTGCTCAGGCAATCGTTCGTGAAGGTATGAAGAACGTTACCGCAGGCGCAAACCCGATGGACTTGAAGCGCGGTATTGACCTCGCCGTCCAAACCGTTATTGCTGATTTGAAAAAACTCAGTAAGACTGTTGGCGATGACAAGAAGAAGATTGCACAGGTTGGCGCAATCTCCGCAAACAACGATGCAACAATCGGTAATCTCATTGCTGATGCAATGGAGAAAGTCGGTAAAGATGGAGTCATCACTGTTGAAGAAGCAAAGGGAACCGAGACGACAGTTGATGTAGTCGAAGGTATGCAATTCGACCGTGGTTATCTTTCGCCATACTTTGTGACCGATGCAGACACGATGGAAACATCACTCGAAGACCCGATGATTCTTATTCACGATAAGAAGATTAGCGTGATGAAAGATTTACTTCCTGTGTTAGAGAAAGTTGCTCAGTCAGGTCGCTCGATTCTTATTATCGCAGAAGACCTTGAAGGCGAAGCGCTTGCAACATTGGTCGTCAACAAACTCCGCGGAACACTTCGCGTCTGCGCAGTGAAAGCCCCGGGTTTCGGTGACCGTCGAAAAGCAATGCTCGAAGATATTGCAATCCTCACCAACGGAACAGTCATCTCCGAAGAAAAAGGATTCAAACTCGAGAACACTCAACTTTCCTATCTCGGTACCGCCAAGAAAGTAACGATTGATAAAGACAACACAACAATCGTTGAAGGCGCCGGAAAGAAAGAAGACATCAAGAAGCGTATCAACGAAATCAAATCGCAGATTGACAAAACAACATCGGACTACGACCGTGAGAAATTGCAGGAACGTCTTGCAAAACTTTCCGGTGGTGTTGCCGTGTTGAAAGTTGGCGCTGCAACTGAAGTTGAAATGAAAGAGAAGAAAGCACGCGTCGAAGATGCTCTTCATGCAACCCGCGCAGCGGTTGAAGAAGGAATCGTCCCCGGCGGTGGAGTTGCTTACATTCGCGCCTTGGCTTCACTTGAAAAATTGAAAGGTGAAAACGAAGACCAATCAATCGGTGTCGAAATCATCCGTCGTTCACTTGAAGAACCTATTCGCTGGATCGTTACCAACGCCGGCTTAGAAGGTTCGGTCATTGTCAATAAAATCAAAGAAGGCAAAGATGATTACGGCTTCAATGCACAGACAGAGAAGTACGAAAATCTCGTTGCCGCCGGTGTTATTGACCCGACCAAAGTTACACGCATCGCATTGGAAAACGCCGCAAGCGTTGCCGCTTTAATTCTTACAACTGAAGCGACAATTGTTGAAAAACCTGAAAAGGAAAAGGCAATGCCTCCGATGCCGGGCGGTCACGGCGGTATGGACGGAATGTACTAA
- a CDS encoding co-chaperone GroES, which translates to MNIKPLADRIVIQPSPAEEMTKGGIILPDTVKEKPVVGEVVAAGPGRRGDDGKLIPMEVKVGDKVLYGKYSGTEVTLDRQEYLIMRESDIFAIV; encoded by the coding sequence ATGAACATAAAACCTTTAGCAGACAGGATTGTAATCCAACCTTCTCCTGCCGAAGAAATGACAAAAGGCGGGATTATTTTACCTGACACAGTGAAAGAAAAACCTGTTGTCGGTGAAGTTGTTGCCGCAGGTCCGGGACGACGTGGCGACGATGGAAAACTTATCCCCATGGAAGTGAAAGTGGGAGATAAAGTATTGTATGGTAAATATTCAGGAACGGAAGTAACACTCGACCGTCAGGAATATTTAATCATGCGTGAATCTGATATTTTTGCAATTGTTTAA
- a CDS encoding lipocalin family protein: MNIKLKQTICIIALAVLLLSGCSEDEPTLTENPSPDSPIIGNWKITNIVLVNEGIKTTQYDTIESSGELRLNFDQTGFVKNEKYLYGNIDDKVVPLNWTYNNSSLGLAFSDSSYIPVQVIYLKNGKMKFVIPFISNWSNRLYRIALLERERR, translated from the coding sequence ATGAATATCAAACTCAAACAAACAATTTGTATCATCGCATTGGCTGTTCTTCTGCTCTCCGGTTGCTCAGAAGATGAACCAACGTTGACCGAAAATCCATCGCCGGATTCACCAATCATCGGAAACTGGAAAATTACAAACATTGTGTTGGTGAATGAAGGGATAAAGACAACCCAATACGATACAATTGAGAGTAGCGGAGAGTTACGGCTCAATTTCGATCAGACAGGTTTTGTAAAGAATGAAAAATATTTGTACGGCAACATAGATGACAAAGTAGTTCCGCTCAATTGGACTTACAACAATTCATCACTTGGTTTAGCATTTTCCGATAGTTCATACATCCCCGTACAGGTTATTTATTTGAAAAACGGTAAGATGAAGTTTGTTATTCCCTTTATCAGTAACTGGTCGAACAGACTCTATCGGATAGCGTTATTGGAAAGAGAAAGACGATAA
- a CDS encoding DUF2283 domain-containing protein codes for MVLLDNTIDDSDEIRPGVIADFDKEGSLVSIEILNASKKV; via the coding sequence ATTGTTTTATTAGACAACACAATTGATGATTCGGATGAAATACGTCCAGGTGTGATAGCAGATTTCGATAAAGAGGGCTCACTTGTTTCTATCGAGATACTGAATGCCTCAAAAAAAGTGTAG
- a CDS encoding DUF2085 domain-containing protein translates to MKHTTAYYFLLGGAFVWCLLLFLPPLAVLFDASLFATQSYKIYSRICHQYDSHSLHLFGEKLAVCARCSTIYFGFFFGVLLSPLISKKFSWNSRWLLVALLPMLLDVVGSWLGVHDSTLVTRSITGSLFGVATGIILTPYFIEGCVELSTKYIHNKKTYYESQT, encoded by the coding sequence ATGAAGCATACAACTGCATATTACTTTTTGCTCGGAGGAGCGTTTGTCTGGTGTTTGCTTCTTTTCTTGCCGCCGCTTGCGGTGTTATTTGATGCATCGCTCTTTGCAACTCAATCGTACAAAATCTATTCAAGAATTTGTCACCAATACGATTCACACTCGCTTCACTTGTTTGGAGAAAAATTGGCAGTGTGTGCGCGATGCTCGACAATTTATTTCGGATTTTTCTTTGGCGTCTTGCTTTCTCCGCTCATCTCAAAAAAGTTTTCATGGAATTCCCGATGGCTTTTAGTTGCACTTCTCCCGATGTTGCTCGATGTCGTCGGTAGTTGGCTTGGCGTGCATGATAGTACGCTCGTGACAAGAAGTATCACCGGCTCGCTCTTCGGAGTTGCAACCGGAATAATTCTGACTCCGTATTTCATTGAAGGATGTGTCGAACTCTCAACAAAATATATTCACAACAAAAAAACTTACTATGAATCCCAAACCTGA
- the speB gene encoding agmatinase, which yields MFNTLDISKNFLAIEEEYSSFDSSKIVVVPAPYEKTVSYGGGTVDGPDAILEASHFVEFYDEETQREVFRELGIATLQPLNFDGMSDVEALETLYRTTKSLIGKGKFVVTLGGEHTISQATIAAYAEAYPDLSVLQIDAHSDLRMEYQGNKFSHASVMARVCEFLDPRRVVQVGIRAQCKEEAEFIKEKGVTTLYAHEIREGKYTKVLKTWDEYVLEHLTDHVYVTFDVDGLDPSIMPSTGTPEPNGLFWWETMQLLRKIGKRKTVVACDVVELAPVEGVHHPDLTTAKLVSKMMNYFA from the coding sequence ATGTTTAACACGCTTGATATTTCCAAAAACTTCCTCGCTATCGAAGAAGAATATTCCTCATTTGATTCATCAAAAATTGTCGTCGTCCCCGCACCGTATGAGAAAACTGTCAGTTACGGCGGCGGAACCGTTGATGGTCCGGACGCAATTCTCGAAGCCTCTCATTTTGTAGAATTTTATGATGAAGAAACCCAACGTGAAGTGTTCAGGGAACTCGGCATTGCAACGCTTCAACCGCTTAACTTTGACGGAATGAGTGACGTCGAAGCGTTAGAAACTTTGTACCGAACAACGAAATCATTGATTGGAAAAGGAAAGTTTGTTGTAACGCTCGGAGGCGAACACACAATTTCACAAGCAACAATAGCGGCGTATGCCGAAGCCTATCCCGATTTATCCGTCCTGCAAATTGATGCTCACTCAGACTTGCGAATGGAATATCAGGGAAATAAATTCAGTCACGCATCGGTGATGGCTCGTGTGTGCGAGTTTCTTGACCCGCGCCGGGTTGTTCAAGTCGGCATTCGCGCACAGTGTAAAGAAGAAGCGGAGTTCATCAAAGAAAAAGGTGTAACAACTCTTTACGCTCATGAAATCCGCGAGGGAAAATACACCAAAGTTTTAAAGACGTGGGATGAATATGTTCTCGAACATCTTACCGACCATGTTTATGTTACGTTCGATGTTGACGGACTCGACCCTTCCATCATGCCATCAACCGGAACACCGGAACCAAACGGTTTATTTTGGTGGGAGACAATGCAACTACTGAGAAAAATCGGCAAGAGAAAAACTGTCGTTGCATGTGATGTAGTTGAACTTGCACCGGTGGAAGGTGTCCACCATCCCGACCTTACTACTGCCAAGTTGGTCTCGAAGATGATGAACTATTTCGCCTGA
- a CDS encoding acyl-CoA dehydrogenase family protein: MTKFQGLDYYQMDDLLSEEEILVRNTIREFVDDNIIPIIEKHYRAGTFPAELVGKMAELGLFGATLPAKYGCAEMNNVAYGLVMQELERGDSGVRSFCSVQSALVMYPIFTFGSEAQKDYWLPKLARGEKIGCFGLTEPDFGSNPGGMITRAEDKGDHYLLNGAKMWITNGTIADVAVVWAKLDGVVRGFLVEKGTPGYTAPEMVGKHSLRASITSELIFQDCKIPKENIFPATDGLRMPLMCLSQARYGIAWGAIGAAMSCYDSSLNYAKSRIQFGKPIAGFQLIQDKLVHMVTEITKAQLLCLQLGRLKDKGKAKFQHISLAKRNNVYHALEIARIAREIHGANGILDEYPIMRHSANLESVKTYEGTHEMHTLIVGENITGLAAFE, encoded by the coding sequence ATGACGAAATTTCAAGGCTTAGATTATTATCAAATGGATGACCTTCTTTCCGAAGAGGAAATCCTTGTCCGAAATACCATCCGCGAATTTGTTGATGATAACATCATTCCCATCATTGAGAAACACTATCGTGCCGGAACGTTCCCAGCCGAACTTGTCGGCAAGATGGCTGAACTTGGTTTGTTCGGCGCAACGCTTCCGGCAAAATATGGTTGCGCTGAAATGAACAATGTCGCTTACGGATTAGTGATGCAGGAACTCGAACGCGGCGATAGCGGCGTGCGAAGTTTCTGTTCGGTGCAAAGTGCTCTCGTGATGTACCCGATTTTCACCTTCGGGTCCGAAGCGCAAAAAGATTACTGGCTTCCGAAACTTGCGCGTGGAGAAAAAATCGGTTGCTTCGGTTTAACAGAGCCTGACTTCGGTTCCAACCCCGGCGGAATGATTACGCGCGCAGAAGACAAAGGCGACCACTATCTTCTCAATGGTGCGAAGATGTGGATTACCAACGGAACAATTGCCGATGTAGCAGTCGTCTGGGCAAAACTTGATGGCGTTGTTCGAGGCTTCTTAGTTGAAAAAGGAACGCCCGGTTACACCGCTCCTGAAATGGTTGGCAAACATTCTCTCCGCGCATCCATCACGTCTGAATTAATTTTTCAGGATTGTAAAATCCCAAAAGAAAACATCTTCCCCGCAACCGATGGATTGAGAATGCCGTTGATGTGTCTCTCACAAGCGCGCTATGGAATTGCATGGGGAGCGATTGGCGCGGCAATGTCATGTTATGATTCTTCTTTGAATTATGCTAAATCCCGAATTCAATTTGGAAAACCGATTGCCGGTTTCCAACTGATTCAGGATAAACTTGTTCACATGGTAACGGAGATTACCAAAGCACAACTCCTCTGTCTCCAACTTGGTCGCTTGAAAGATAAAGGCAAAGCAAAATTCCAACACATCTCACTTGCAAAACGAAATAACGTTTACCACGCACTTGAAATCGCCCGCATTGCACGTGAGATTCACGGCGCGAACGGAATCCTCGATGAATATCCAATCATGCGCCACAGTGCAAACCTCGAATCAGTAAAGACGTATGAAGGGACGCACGAGATGCACACGCTGATTGTTGGAGAGAATATTACCGGGTTAGCGGCATTTGAGTAA
- the guaB gene encoding IMP dehydrogenase → MKSKTNKSYFDEKFIGNAFTFDDVLLVPRKSSVLPRETDVSTQLTRNIKLNIPLISAAMDTVTEARLAIALAREGGIGILHKNMSIEAHAEQVDKVKRSESGMITDPITMQPNQTVAEALALMSKYQISGIPIINGNGMLIGILTNRDLRFEPNRDLRVEKLMTKENLITASVGTTLEKAEQILQKHRIEKLPIVDKYGKLRGLLTFKDIQKKKSFPKACKDSLGRLRVGAAVGIKADTLERVDELIKSAVDVIIVDTAHGHSQGVLEMITRVKRKYPNCDVIGGNVGTAEATRDIIKAGADGVKVGIGPGSICTTRIIAGVGVPQVTAINECAKEASKARVPLIADGGIKQTGDIAKAIAAGADTIMIGNLFAGVEESPGEKVLLEGRAYKSYRGMGSIDAMKQGSSDRYFQDVEDDLPKLVPEGIEGLVHFKGPLADTVFQMVGGLRAAMGYCGCRTIKEMKTKTQFVRMTQAGLKESHPHDIRISKEAPNYHW, encoded by the coding sequence ATGAAATCTAAAACGAATAAATCTTACTTCGATGAGAAATTTATTGGTAATGCTTTTACCTTCGATGATGTTCTCCTCGTTCCACGAAAATCTTCAGTGCTTCCAAGAGAGACGGATGTTTCTACACAACTTACGCGTAACATCAAACTGAATATTCCGCTCATCTCCGCCGCGATGGATACGGTTACGGAAGCACGGCTTGCAATTGCACTTGCTCGTGAAGGAGGAATTGGAATCTTGCATAAAAACATGAGTATCGAAGCGCATGCAGAGCAGGTTGATAAAGTGAAACGCTCCGAAAGCGGAATGATTACCGACCCGATTACGATGCAACCCAATCAGACAGTTGCTGAAGCGTTGGCGTTGATGAGTAAATATCAGATTTCCGGTATTCCGATTATTAATGGAAACGGAATGTTGATTGGTATCCTGACGAACCGTGATTTACGTTTCGAGCCGAATCGCGATTTGCGCGTTGAAAAATTAATGACGAAAGAAAATCTCATCACCGCTTCGGTAGGAACGACGCTTGAGAAAGCAGAACAAATTTTGCAAAAGCATCGCATCGAAAAATTACCGATTGTTGATAAATACGGAAAACTTCGCGGGCTTCTCACGTTCAAAGATATTCAAAAGAAGAAGAGTTTCCCCAAAGCTTGCAAGGATTCTCTCGGACGATTGCGTGTGGGTGCGGCGGTTGGAATTAAAGCCGATACTCTCGAAAGAGTTGATGAACTCATCAAATCAGCAGTTGATGTTATTATTGTGGACACGGCACATGGTCATTCTCAAGGTGTGTTGGAAATGATTACGCGAGTGAAACGAAAATATCCTAACTGCGATGTCATTGGTGGTAATGTGGGAACTGCTGAAGCCACCCGTGACATCATCAAAGCAGGCGCGGATGGTGTGAAAGTCGGCATCGGTCCCGGTTCGATTTGCACGACAAGAATTATTGCCGGCGTTGGTGTTCCGCAAGTAACCGCAATCAATGAATGTGCGAAGGAAGCAAGTAAAGCGCGTGTTCCACTTATTGCCGATGGAGGCATCAAACAAACAGGCGATATTGCCAAAGCAATTGCTGCCGGTGCAGATACAATTATGATTGGAAATCTCTTCGCTGGAGTTGAAGAAAGTCCGGGTGAAAAAGTTCTGCTCGAAGGACGCGCATACAAAAGTTATCGCGGCATGGGTTCGATTGATGCGATGAAGCAAGGAAGCAGCGACAGATATTTTCAAGATGTCGAAGATGATTTGCCGAAACTTGTTCCCGAAGGAATCGAAGGACTTGTTCATTTCAAAGGTCCGCTTGCTGATACGGTGTTTCAGATGGTAGGTGGCTTGCGTGCGGCGATGGGTTACTGCGGTTGTAGAACAATCAAAGAAATGAAAACAAAAACTCAGTTCGTGCGAATGACACAAGCGGGCTTGAAAGAAAGTCATCCGCATGACATTCGTATTTCTAAAGAAGCGCCGAATTATCACTGGTAA
- a CDS encoding aminopeptidase P family protein: MNKSRLTTLRNTFDSLNIDAFLVTFMPHLRWASGFTGSNGVGLVTKRNAYFVTDGRYEEQVKREVHGWTTAIARDYNLYELMLKRKWFRSGTRIGFDGNTVSLTQFQDWKKKFPKVFFRPRAEVMEKLIVSKDENEIANIRKAVEITDKVFADILPLLKPGVVEADIAAEITYRQRKYGAASDAFESIVASGANSALPHARASSKKIKKGDMVTLDFGCVYHGYHSDMTRTVAVGKPLYEMLKIYQVVLDAQKKAIEAAHAEMKVFDLDAVARDHIKEKGYGKFYNHSLGHGIGLQIHEPPKISWTNKTAVLKEGCVVTIEPGIYLPELGGVRIEDDIVIRNSDCEILTQSPKELIVL, translated from the coding sequence ATGAATAAATCCCGACTAACTACACTTCGAAATACTTTCGATTCACTCAACATAGACGCGTTCTTAGTAACATTCATGCCGCATCTTCGATGGGCAAGCGGCTTCACCGGTTCAAATGGTGTTGGATTGGTAACAAAGAGAAACGCATATTTCGTAACTGACGGGCGATACGAGGAACAAGTAAAACGGGAAGTGCATGGATGGACAACTGCCATCGCACGGGATTATAATTTGTATGAACTCATGCTCAAACGAAAATGGTTTCGCTCCGGCACAAGAATCGGGTTTGACGGCAATACGGTTTCGCTAACACAGTTTCAGGATTGGAAAAAGAAATTCCCGAAAGTATTTTTCCGTCCGCGTGCGGAAGTGATGGAGAAACTTATCGTTAGTAAAGATGAAAACGAAATTGCCAACATCAGAAAAGCAGTGGAAATCACCGACAAAGTTTTTGCCGACATCCTTCCGCTTCTCAAACCCGGAGTTGTCGAAGCGGACATCGCTGCCGAGATTACCTATCGTCAACGGAAATATGGCGCGGCATCGGATGCGTTTGAATCCATTGTTGCAAGTGGCGCGAACAGCGCACTGCCGCACGCACGTGCTTCATCAAAGAAAATTAAAAAGGGGGACATGGTCACGCTCGATTTCGGTTGCGTCTATCATGGCTACCATTCCGACATGACAAGAACTGTTGCTGTCGGGAAGCCACTGTATGAAATGTTGAAAATCTATCAAGTAGTTCTTGACGCGCAAAAGAAAGCAATCGAAGCAGCGCACGCTGAGATGAAAGTGTTTGATTTGGATGCAGTCGCACGTGACCATATCAAAGAAAAGGGATATGGAAAATTTTACAATCATTCGCTCGGGCACGGAATCGGTTTGCAAATACATGAACCACCGAAAATTTCATGGACAAATAAAACTGCTGTCCTGAAAGAAGGTTGCGTCGTTACCATCGAACCGGGAATTTATCTTCCCGAACTCGGCGGCGTTCGGATTGAAGACGATATTGTCATTCGAAATTCCGACTGTGAAATTCTCACTCAATCACCAAAGGAATTAATCGTCCTCTAA